One window of the Mycobacterium xenopi genome contains the following:
- the nth gene encoding endonuclease III, giving the protein MNRKLAQAFPHVYCELDFTTPLELTVATILSAQSTDKRVNLTTPALFARYKTALDYAQADREELENLIRPTGFYRNKATALIRLGQELVERFDGEVPATMDELVSLPGIGRKTANVILGNAFGIPGITVDTHFLRLVRRWRWTSETDPVKVEHAVGELIERSEWIDLSHRVIFHGRRVCHARKPACGVCVLAKDCPSFGAGPTEPLEAAALVQGPETEHLLALAGL; this is encoded by the coding sequence ATGAATCGCAAACTGGCACAAGCCTTTCCACACGTGTATTGCGAGTTGGATTTCACCACGCCGCTGGAGTTGACGGTGGCCACGATCTTGTCGGCGCAGAGCACCGACAAGCGGGTGAATCTGACGACGCCGGCGCTGTTCGCCCGGTACAAGACCGCGCTGGACTACGCGCAGGCGGATCGCGAAGAACTCGAAAACCTCATCCGCCCCACCGGTTTCTACCGCAACAAGGCGACAGCGCTGATCCGCCTGGGACAAGAGCTGGTGGAGCGGTTCGACGGCGAGGTTCCCGCCACGATGGACGAGCTGGTATCGCTGCCGGGTATCGGTCGCAAAACCGCCAACGTGATCCTGGGAAACGCGTTCGGCATTCCGGGAATCACCGTCGACACCCACTTCCTGCGTCTGGTGCGACGGTGGCGCTGGACCAGCGAAACAGACCCGGTCAAGGTGGAGCACGCGGTCGGCGAGCTCATCGAACGCAGCGAATGGATCGACCTGAGCCACCGGGTGATCTTTCACGGCCGCCGGGTGTGCCATGCCCGCAAACCGGCGTGCGGAGTGTGCGTGCTGGCCAAGGACTGTCCGTCGTTTGGGGCCGGGCCCACCGAGCCGCTGGAGGCGGCCGCCCTGGTGCAAGGCCCGGAAACCGAGCATCTGTTGGCCCTTGCCGGCCTGTAG
- a CDS encoding TlpA disulfide reductase family protein, whose product MSALADRTTRWTIAVLVVVAALAAALVLALRESSSPPGVSVSSGPLTGGREHRDADTPAALARPRQRAGLPPCPAATGTPESGALRGVVVECAADGALVDVAQSLAGRRVVLNLWAYWCGPCATELPAMAEYQRRAGPAVTVVTVHQDENETAALLRLAELGVRLPTFQDGRRRVAAALRVPNVMPATVVLRPDGSVAQTLPRAFASADEIAAAVGEPDR is encoded by the coding sequence ATGAGCGCTCTTGCCGACCGGACCACTCGCTGGACCATCGCGGTCCTGGTGGTGGTGGCCGCCCTGGCTGCGGCGCTGGTGCTCGCGCTGCGCGAGAGCTCGTCGCCGCCAGGGGTGTCGGTGTCGTCCGGCCCGCTGACCGGTGGCCGCGAACACCGCGACGCCGATACCCCGGCGGCGCTGGCCAGGCCCCGGCAGCGCGCCGGTCTCCCGCCCTGCCCCGCCGCTACCGGCACTCCCGAATCGGGTGCGCTGCGCGGTGTGGTGGTGGAATGCGCGGCGGACGGTGCGCTTGTCGATGTCGCACAATCGCTGGCCGGTCGCCGGGTGGTGCTGAACTTGTGGGCCTACTGGTGTGGTCCCTGCGCAACCGAATTGCCGGCGATGGCCGAATATCAACGCCGCGCCGGGCCCGCGGTCACGGTGGTGACGGTGCATCAGGACGAGAACGAAACGGCCGCCTTGCTGCGGCTTGCCGAGTTGGGTGTGCGGCTGCCGACGTTTCAGGACGGTCGCCGGCGGGTGGCTGCGGCGCTGCGAGTCCCAAATGTGATGCCCGCGACGGTGGTATTGCGGCCGGACGGTAGCGTTGCGCAGACGCTGCCGCGAGCCTTCGCCAGTGCCGACGAGATCGCGGCAGCGGTCGGGGAGCCGGATCGGTGA
- a CDS encoding NUDIX hydrolase: MGEEVPVSAAVSLTPDVGPAWLRPLVDNVGRVPDAYRRRLPADVLALVTAAKATANLRGDGRDAAVLVLFSGPESAPVDGAVPDEADLLLTVRASTLRHHAGQAAFPGGACDPDDDGPVATALREAHEETGIDTSRLRPLATMERTFIAPSGFHVVPVLAYSPDPGPVAVVNEAETAVVARVPVRAFINPANRLMVYRRPHSRRFAGPAFLLNEMLVWGFTGQVISAMLDVAGWAQPWDTGNVLELDAAMALVGDEGGTPR, from the coding sequence ATCGGTGAGGAGGTGCCGGTGAGCGCAGCGGTTTCGCTGACGCCTGACGTCGGCCCGGCCTGGCTGCGCCCGCTGGTCGACAACGTCGGTCGGGTGCCCGACGCGTATCGGCGTCGGCTGCCCGCCGACGTGTTGGCCCTGGTGACGGCGGCCAAGGCGACGGCGAACCTGCGCGGCGACGGGCGCGACGCGGCGGTGCTGGTGCTGTTCTCCGGGCCGGAGTCGGCACCGGTGGACGGCGCTGTTCCCGACGAGGCCGATCTGCTGTTGACGGTGCGAGCTTCGACGTTGCGCCACCACGCGGGACAGGCCGCATTCCCCGGCGGCGCATGCGATCCCGACGACGACGGGCCGGTGGCCACCGCACTGCGGGAAGCCCACGAGGAGACCGGTATCGACACCAGCCGGCTTCGTCCGCTGGCGACCATGGAGCGAACCTTCATCGCGCCCTCGGGTTTTCACGTTGTCCCGGTACTGGCCTACTCACCTGATCCTGGGCCGGTCGCCGTGGTGAACGAAGCCGAAACCGCGGTGGTGGCCCGGGTTCCGGTGCGTGCCTTCATCAACCCGGCCAACCGGCTGATGGTGTATCGCCGTCCGCACAGCCGGCGCTTCGCCGGACCCGCGTTCCTGTTGAACGAGATGCTGGTGTGGGGATTCACTGGCCAGGTGATCTCGGCGATGCTCGATGTGGCCGGCTGGGCGCAGCCCTGGGACACCGGCAATGTGCTGGAGTTGGACGCGGCGATGGCGCTGGTCGGCGACGAGGGCGGGACACCGCGATGA